The Desulfococcus multivorans DNA window ATCGCGGCTCCGCGGGATTGCCGGGGCGGTTCTCCCGGAAACCGCGCCGTCAGGTCGAGGCCGATCTTGTTGCCGAAATTGGGAAAGGGCGAGGAATGGTCCAGCACGTCCAGCACCCCCTGGGTCAGGGTGATGTCGGTGGTGATGTCAAGCCGGGTCAGGAGGGCGTCGATGATCCCGGCCGGGTTGGTGAGGTCGACGCTCCGGTCCGTCACGATGATGGCCTTGCAGAAGCTCATCTGCCCCTGGCCCCAGAGTCCGCTCATGATCTTCTGGGCATGGCCGGGGTATTCCTTGTCGAGGGCGACCACCACGATGTTGTGGAAGACCCCCTCCCAGGGAAGCCAGTAGTCGACGATCTCGGGGAAGACCGTCTGGAGCATGGGCAGGAACATCCGCTCCGTGGCCTTGGCCAGGTAACAGTCCTCCATGGGGGGCCGCCCCACCAGGGTGGCGTTGTAGATGGGATTCCGGCGGTGGGTGACGGCGGTCACATGAAAGACGGGGTAGAGGTCTGCCAGGGAATAGTAGCCCGTGTGGTCCCCGAAGGGCCCTTCCATCCGGCGCTCCTCGGGGTCGACATACCCCTCCAGGACGAATTCGGCCTCGGCCGGCACCATGAGGTCGACGGTGACGCACGGGGCCATGACCACCGGACGCTTGCGAATGAACCCGGCCAGCATCATCTCGTCCACCCCCCGGGGGCAGGGGCGCCGTGGCGGCGTAGGTGACGGCCGGGTCGGCGCCGATGGCCACGGCAACGGGCATGCGAAGCCCCCGACGCCGGTACTCGTTGTAATAGTGGGAGCCGTCCTTGTGAATGTGCCAGTGCATGCCGGTGGTGTTGCGGTCGAAGACCTGCATCCGGTACATCCCCACGTTCCGTTTGCCGGTCTCGAGGCTGCGGGTCACCACCAGCGGCAGGGTAATGAAGGGTCCGCCGTCCTGAGGCCAGCAGTGGAGAACGGGGAGTTTGGAAAGGTCCACCTGGTCCCCGGTCAGGACCACCTCTTGGCAGGGAGGTGTTTTGCCCTTGAAGGTGCGGGGGAAAAAGCGGGAGACCGCCACGGCCCGGGGAACGACCTCCAGGGCCTCCCTGAGATTCCGGGGGGGATGGAAATCGATGAACTCCCGGATCCGTCGGCCGGGCTCGTCGAGGTCCTTCACCCCCAGGGCCATGCACATCCGCTTCATGCTGCCGAAGATGTTGACGGCCACCGGAAAGGCCGACCCCTTGACGTTCTCGAAAAGAAGGGCCTTGCCCCCGCCCGGGCGCTTGGACTCCCGGTCCGTGAATTTGCTGATCTCGAGGTAGGGGGAGACCGTCTCCGTTACGCACAGCAGCTCCCCCTCCCGTTCCAGGGCCGCCAGAAAATCCCTCAGATGCCTATACAAGATCCTTGTCCCCCCATCGTTTCGTGAGATCGTTGTCGATGTCGAGCTGGTCCAGAACCCTGGCGACGGTGCCGTCGACAATGTCCGTCAGGGTCTCCGGACGCGTGTAGAAGCCCGGGCACGGCGGCATGATGATCGCCCCGGCCATGGCCGCACGCCGCATGTTCTCGAGGTGGACGAGGTTCAGGGGCGTCTCCCGGGTCAGCAGCACCAGGGGCCGCCGCTCCTTGAGGCAGACATCCGCGGCCCGATGGATCAGGCCGTCGGCGATGCCCGAGGCGACGGCGCCCAGGGTCTTCATGGAGCAGGGCGCCACCACCATGCCGTCGTGGCGGAAGGAGCCGCTGGCCGGCGGCGCGAAGAGGTCCCCCTCGTCGTGGTGGTAGAGCCGGGCCTCCCAGTGAAAGACGACCCCTTCCCGCTTCAGGAAATCGTCGAAGGGCTCTCCGTCGTATCCGGCCTCGTGGCGGAGCACCGCGTACCCGGCGGACGAGATCACCAGGTAGACCTCCACGGGCCGGGCCAGGAGGGCCTTCAGGAGGCGTATCCCGTAGATCACCCCCGAGGCGCCGCATATCGCCGTCACGAGGGTCTTCTTTTTCTCGGTTTTCTTCATCCCATCCTCCGGATCAGTTCATCCGCCAGCACCCCGGCCAGGAGCGTGACGGAGATGACGCTGTTGACATGGAAAAAGGCGATGGGGACCCGGCTCAGGTCATCGGGGTCGGTCAGCCAGTGCTCGAAGATGAGCAGGAACCCGATGAGGCCCACGGCGAGCAGGAATCCCCCGGTCATGTCAAAGGCGAAATAAAGCATCATGAACGCCCCGTAAGCCGCGGCATGAATCGCCCGGGCCGCCCGGAGGGCCGGTTTCACCCCGAAGCGGGCCGGTATGGAAAAAAGGCCCTGGGACCGGTCGAACGCGACGTCCTGGCAGGCGTAGAGGATGTCGAACCCCGCGATGTAAGCCGCAAGGGCGACGGAAAGCCAGAGGATCTTCCCGGAGAAGACGCCGGTGACGGCGATCCACGTCGCCGGGGGAGCGAGGGCGATGGCAAACCCGAGATAGAGATGGGCGAGCCAGGTGAACCGTTTGGTGTAGGAGTAGAGGAACAGCACCCCCAGCACCGGGCCCGACAGCATCAGCGGCAGGGGCCCCAGCATGGCCGCGGCGAAGACGAAGATCCCCGAAAAGCAGACGACGAATACGCCGGCCGCCGATCCCGACAGACGCCCCGCGGGCAGCTCACGGGCGGCGGTGCGGGGATTCCGGGCGTCGAACCCGGCGTCCACGATGCGGTTGAAGCCCATGGCCGCGGAGCGGGCTCCCACCATCGCCACGAGAATCCAGAAGATCTCCACCAGGGTGACGCGGTGCTCGCGACCGGCCAGCACCAGGGCCGAGAGGGCGAAGGGCAGGGCAAAGACCGTATGGCTGAACTTGACCATCCGCCCGTAGACCCCGATTTTCAGGACCAGATCCCTCCAGCGGCGCCCAGGTCGGTCCGTCCGGGGCGCCGTCCTCGCCTCGCCCGTCATGAAAGCCCGATGCCGTGCACGGTTTCGCCGCAGTCCGGACATCGGCCATTTTCGAGACGATTCTCAAGGATCCGGTATCCCCGGCGGCGGATGACGGTTTCACCACACCCGGGGCACGGGGTGTCCTCCCCGCCGTTGCCGGGCACGTTCCCCACGTAGACGTATTTGAGCCCGGCGGCAAGCCCGATGTCCCGGGCGGCCGTCAGCGTCTCGACCGGGGTGGGGGGTCGGTCCGTCAACCGGTAAACCGGGTGGAACCGGCTGACGTGCCAGGGAGTCCCGGGCCCCAGCTCGCCCGCGATGAACCCCGCAAGGGCGGCCAGCTCATCCGGAGCGTCGTTGAGGCCGGGAATGACGAGGGTGGTGACCTCCAGGAAAATCCCGGCGGCCTTCATCGCCCTCAGGGTCTCCTTGACCGGTTCGATCCGGGCCCCGCAGCGGGTTTTGTAAAAGTCGTCGGTATAGGCCTTCAAATCGACGTTGGCGGCGTCAAGAAAGGGCCGGATCATCTCCACGGTCTCGGCCGTCATGTAACCGTTGGTGACGAACACGTTGAGCAGGCCCCGCTCACGGGCGATGCGGGCGATCTCGAGGGCCGTCTCGAAGTAGACCGTCGGCTCGGTGTAGGTGTAGGCGATACTCCGGCATCCGGCGCTTTCGGCGGCCCGGACCACCGCCTCGGGCGGCGTGATGTCGCCCGGAAGCACGCCGCTCCGCTCCCCGGGCAGCTGGGCGATATCGGCGTTCTGGCAGAAACGACAGGCGAAATTGCAGCCCACCGTGGCCACGGAATAGGAGAGGCTGCCGGGCAGCACGTGGAAGAGCGGCTTCTTCTCGATGGGATCGATGTGCCGGGCGATGAGCTTCCGGTAGACCCGGCTGATCAACATCCCGTCCCGGTTTTCCCGAACCTTGCAGATGCCCTGCCTGCCGGGCTTGATGACGCAGCGATGCGCGCACAGGCGGCATTGGACCTTCCGGTCCGGCAAACTGTCATACAGCAGTGCTTCCATCCTGAGGCCTCCATTCAACGCGGGCCATGCCCGTCAAGGTGTCCTGAAGGGGCTTCGTCCGGCATTTGAGCCGAAGCGGCCGCGTTCGGTAACGGGGAACCAGCGTCACGCCGATTCCGATAAACGGACTCACCGGAGACTTGCAGAACAGATGGAAGGGCGGGCGGTGCCGGCGAAAGATCCCCAGGGGATGGGGAACCCGGGTCACGGACCGCCAGCTCAGGGGAACGCTTCCCGCAAGAGCCCGGATCATCCGCTTCAGCTCCCACACCGAAAAAAAACGGGCGTCGCCGTAGACGTTCCTGACGAAGACCCGCTGAGCCCGGATGCCGCCCACCAGAACGGAATGGCGGTTCATGAAGCCGATGAAGACGCGGTCCTTGGCGACCCGAAACGCCTCTTCCAGGGCCTTCACGGGGTCGTCCACGAATTCGAGGGTATTGAGGATGACGGCATAGGTGAAGGCGTTGTCCTCGAAGGGAAGGTCTTCGGCGACCCCCCGGTGGAGGTCCGCCCGGTTCCCCAGGCGGCGGCCGGCGATATCGATCATGTCCGGGGAAGGGTCGAGCCCCGAAACCCTGAGCCCCATGTCCATCAGGGCCGACAGCCCCAACCCGGTGCCGCACCCGATATCCAGCACGCTCTCCCCCCGCAGGGGATCGAGCATCCGCGCCATGAGCCGGTGGGCGGACTGGATGTCGGCCAGATGACCGGGTTTCTGCTGTTGCTGTTCGAGGGCCTTGGCCTCGCTATATGTGTAGACATGCCCCATGGGCTCCCCGTCCGCGATTCTGATCTGAAAGTCCGCATTCAACTTTCGGAACTCCAATGCCGGCAGCTGGGCCCCCCGCCCTCCGCGTGTGCATGAGGGGATCAGGCTGAAGACTGAAGGGGTGCGTCCGCGACAGGCGGTGCGCCATGCGCCTTCAGTCTTGAACAGGCCTCGGCCGCTTTGCGCTCACCATGATGAAAGCCGAAAGTCGGATCTTAAAAAACGATAAGGGTTATTTATAGACCAGGCAAGAAATCCCCGCAACTCTTTTTCCAGGGGCTCGTTCCTTACGGGAGCAGACAAACAGGGACGTTTCTGAAGGCGGAACGACAATTTTGCAGCTCCCGCAGGACATCTCCACAGCCGGACCAAACCTGCGAAACCCACCAGAATCATGATGGATAACCCTGATCCGTCTGTTTTCGGGTTTTGGCATCGATCTTGCTGAATGGTTTACCCTAAAGGCCTCTGGTACGGCCGGGTGGACGGCGAAGCGGCCATCGATACGATCCTGGACGCCCTCGAGGACGGCGGCGCGGCGGCAGCCCACCTGATCGACTGACCCGAGGCAGGCGAAAAAGGGCCGGGCCGCGACCCCCTCAGTAGGATTTATGCCTATGCCGGAATGAGTGTTTGACTTCATTTAAAATGAGTATTTGTTCGGATTGCCTCCCGCCGTACACCTCGGTTAAAGTGGCATCGCTCAAGACCTTTCCTGAGCGTCTCTACACTTCTTCCCCGCCGATCCCTCGCCATCATGACGGGGGACACTTCCCATGAAAAGGAGGTCACTGATGAGCGCGATCAACTACAGGGCTTTTTCACGCGCTGTCCAAAAGAGCACCATTCGCTTTGCGGAAACCGCGGCAGGAGAATTTCAACGAGGGCGATTGCTGAACAAAAGCAGCGGCGGGATGTCGTTCCTCACCCATCGCGAACTGAAAGTCGGATCGACGATCCTCCTCGAAAGGCCGAATGCGGATGAAGAAACCGACGGCGTCAAGCCCTATCGCAACGATATCGCGGAAGTTCGATGGTGTGTCCGGGCAAGAAATACGGCGTCCGAGAGCTGGAAGGTCGGGGTCAAGCTGTTTTCCGCCGTGTGCGCGCTGTGCGGAAAGGAAATCCACTATCACGACCCCCATGACCTTATTGATTTGTGCGAGGATTGCCACAAATACTTCGCCGCCCTGTCCGAAGGAAAAATCAAAACCGTCATCGAGGCGTATCTTCTCGGCAATGTGCTGTGAGGGCAAAGTCGCCCAACGGCTTTTGCAGGAAAGGCGCTTGCAGAAAAGGTTTCTCACACAGAGACGCAGAGGGCGCAAAGGCACTTGATTCAACTTTCGACTTTCATAGGCCGGTGCCGGGCGGATACGGCCCGCGCCCCGCGCGGTTTTGTTCAAGTGCCGCTGAAGGGCGCAGGCCGTATCCGCCCGGCACCTCTATCCGGTCAACATCATGAAAGTCGAGCGTTGCGTATTTAAAAAATCTTCCCGGGGTCGAAGCGGGTGATGTCGGGGGAGGGCGTCCATGGGCGACCTCCCCCATCGCCGGGATGCTTATCCCGGCGATTTCACCCTTAAAATGGAGGGTTTAAGCCCTGAAAAGGGCTGTTTTTCGGAGTTATTTCGTTAGATTTCGGATACATTTCGTGGCCCGACCCCCATGTTATTTCTGCTTTTCGCATTTTGCGTTCTGGGGAACCCAGCCTTTAGGAACCCGATAGGCGCGATACACCATACCGGGACCTGAAAGGCCGGTCTGTTCATTAATAGAACCAAAAGGCGATATGTATTCCCACACGATCTCACCTTTTTGGGTCACCTCGAAAACGCGACCGGTGGAGCCTTCCGTGATCATCGTATTGCCGTTCTTAAGCCGCTGGGCTCCGCTGATAAACCAGCTGAAGAACTTGCGTCCGTCTTCGTTGGGCGTTTTGAGCACATATTCCCACTCCATCTCCATGGTGACCGGGTTGAATTCGATCACCCGGGAATAATCCCTGAACACCGTGGGGTACATGGGGGGCAGACCCGGAAAATAGGATCCCCATCCGGCAAGTCCGCCGTTGTCGAACATGAGGATGTTGCCCTCACCGGGAAGCCCCTGGGGAATCATGTGGGCCATGTGCTGGCCGATGATCTGGCCCAGCCGGTGCTCTTTGGTTCCGGGAACGAAGTCGGGCCCGATTTTCCACACGATGTCCCCGGATTGCCACCTGCCCTCTGGGTCGTCGTACCGGGCGACGATGGCGGTCATGTTAGAGGTGCGACCGTCCCAGATGATGTTATCCGGATGGAAGCGTTCGTCCCCGTTCCTGTACCACCGGTTGGGCCCCAGGTAGGAGACGGCGTTGATATGCTGCCAGTCGTTCTCCGGAAAGGTAGCGCCGATGATTCCAGCGCCCGACTGGATCGTCATGATGGCCTCCTTGGCAATGTCGCTGAACCCGCACTCATCAAAATGTTCATAGGGATGCCATTCCCAGATCACGTTCCCTTCCCAGTCGACCTCCCGGATGGCGTCGTCCTCCAGGGGGAAGTTGCTGATATGGCTCGTATCCTCATCCGGATCGTCATGAATCAGAATCAGGGTCTTCCCGCCGTCGGTATTCGCATGCATACCCGGCGCATAATAGCCGACTGGATTCCCCTCCCGCTGAAAATCGTGGTGCATTCTGAGGCCGCCATCGAATTTAATTATATTTCCATCTTCATCTTCTATTTCTTTATCCGGGTCCACCGATGCTTCATAGCGCCATACCTCATTGCCGCACCAGTCCTGCTGCACCAATGCCCTGTCTTCCAGATGACCCGGAACACCTGTTCCTACACCCCCCATGACATACCCCCCGGGGAGCATCTTGGCTGGAAATCCGGCAACCTGCCACTTGTTGACGATATTCCCTTCCATGTCAATCAATATGGCAGAATAGGGTCGACCGACGGAATTATCAAGTTCCCAGGGTAGACCGTTTTCATCTACAGGGGCCAGCGAACCCAGGAGGGTATACCCGTCATAAGCCTTGCTTTTGTCATAGACGGTAAGCCCCCGATCCGTGCCCCGGTTGTCAAAGGTCAGGAAAGCATAAGTAAGTCTGGGATAGACGTTATTGTGAATATAATCATGCAGAGGTCTTACCACATCATCCGACGGTTCGTAATAGGGAATAATCGGATCGCCCGGATCGCCGTACCAGAAACAATTCCCATCTACGGTTGAGAAAAGGATGGTCGATATCATTAAAAAAAGCAGAACAGACAGGGTATTGGACAGTTTCCTCATGATTGCCTCCTTGTCATCAATAAAGAATGGATGAAAGTTGAGCAAGAAACATCCCTTTGACCGCCCGAGCTGGGTCAACCGCATTCTCAAGCGGTCCATGCGTGAATTGTCATTCCTGAGACACCGCCTTGCATGACGGCACTAAAAAGGCCTCCCAGGGAAACAGATTTCCCAGGAGGCCTCATACCGGTAATTTCAGCCAGCCTTTTTTCATGGTCTACAGTCCATACGGCAACCCCAAGGATTGCCGTGTTGCGTCCATCTTGCCGAAGTCCGGAGGACCGGACGGGGTTTTTCACTGCGGCCCCGTCAGTCCTCCGCCGTCCCAGCGGTCTGAGACGGTGTTCCATTCTTCACAGCGAAGGCCTATTCGATCTCGGCCTTCAGGATCTCGATGCCCTTAATGGCCGGGTTTTCGACGACGTGTCTCAGTTCGATGTTGATCTGCCCGTCAGAAACAGAAACCGGGAAGGATTTCATGACGCCGATATTGCCGCCGCCGGCGTCTGCGTACTGATCATAATCGTCGAGGACCAGATCATTTTCGACGTAAACATCGAATTGCCGACGCCCCACATCGAAGGCCCCCGTGTAGGTTTCCGCGAAATAGAGACGCACTTCGTATGCCCCGCTCGGCACCGGAAACGACCAGAGCATCTCGGTTCCCGGCGTTGGCGGATCCCATCTTTCGATCCTGAAGAGGGCGGCCGGCACCGTGCCCGGCACACTGGCGCCCAGGGTGATCGCCGCGCTGGTCGAAGCACTCTTGTTTCCGGAATCCGGAACGTTTACGTAGGCCGAAGGAGAGGACGTCGTATCCCCGGACCAGGCCACACCGCTGCTGTCGAGAGCCGAGAGGGTCGACCCGCCGGCATTGACCCGGAACAGCACGTCGGGCACCTCGCCGGATCCGCCGGATTCCTCGATGATTTCGATGGCCGACACCTTTGCATTATCCGCGAGGGCGGTGAAATTGATGTTGAGCCCGCCGTCGGCGACATGGATGCCGGAGAACGTCTGGATCATGGCGGTGTAGGGTCCGACCTCCTTCACGATGTCGAAGTTGGACAAGCCGCCCTGTCCGCCTTCCACGTCGACGTTGAAGACCCGTTTGCCCGGAGCCGTCCAGTAGATCTCCGCAAAATGGAGCTTCACCGTATAGGTGCCGCCGTATTGAACGGGGATGGTGTAACCGAAGGCTTTGGCGAAGCGCTCCCGCTGGTAGAGAACGTCATCGGTGGTGCCGGCGATGGCGCTGGAGGTTCCGTAGGATTTGGCGCTGGAATAGAACTGATCCGCCGACCAGGTGTCGCCGCTGCCGGATGTATAGGCGCTGCCGCCCGCGTTGATGCGATAGAGCGCGGTTGATGGCGCGGTGGAACCGCAGGTCCCGCTCAGGTTGACGGCGAGGGGTGAATTGATGCCGTCATGGGCGATGTTCAGCGTCGCCGACTTGGTGCTCTCAACGCTCAGGTCCATGCAGACGTTCAGCGAGAGGGAACTGCCTGCCTGAACACCGATGGGGAACGAGAAATCCTCCTGGATGTAAAAATCTGCTTCGCTTGCGCTGAGGATGCTCATATCCGTGACATTCAGGTCGGCATCCCCCACATTGTTCAGGGTCAGGGGCAGACAGGTCGCCGTGTCGAGATCATGGGAACCGAAATCGAGGGCGGCGGGCGAGGCGCTGAGCCTTGCCACAGGCGCCGTGGAGCCCAATGAGATCTCGATGGCCGACACCTTCGCGTTGTCCGCCAGGGCATTGAAGCTGATGGTGAGGTTGCCGTCGTCAACGTAAATGCCGGGGAACGTCTTGACCACCGCGGTGTAGGCGCCAACCTCCTTCACGATGTCGAAGTTGGACAGGCTTCCCTGTCCGCCCTCCACGTCGACATTGAAGACCCGTTTGCCCGGATCCCTCCAGTAGATCTCCGCGAAATGGAGCGTCACCGTGTACGTCCCGGGTTTGACGGGAACCGAGTAGCTGAAGCTTTTGCCGAAACGCTCGCGCTGGTAGAGAACGTCATCGGCGGTGCCGGCAATCGCGCTGCTGGTACCATAGGATTGGCCGCTGGAATAGAACTGATCCGCCGACCAGATGTCGCCGCTGGGGGGGGTGACTTGCGAGCCGCCGGCGTTGATCCGGTAAAGAACGTCGCTGGGTTCCGGGGGCGCGGGCAAGGTCAGCTTCAGGAGCTCCCACCCGCCCTCGGGCCGGTTGTCATCCGGATCGGTCATCAGGTTCATGGGATTGGCCATGCCCAGATAGAGGGCGTCATCCGAGACCATGGTGCGGATGCCGTAATTGCTGTAATTCTGGACACCGTTCAGGCTCATGGGAACCGCCGGCGTGTCGGATGCGCAGAATTGCCAGAGATCCGCGCCCGGCCCCGGTTCGATATTATCGGTCATCGCGGGCGGCACTTCGCCCAGTTGGCTGTTGATCAGATAGGACCAGTCCATCGTGCCCACGAAGAGGCGGCCCTCATAGACCTCCATCCACCACGTATAGTTGTTGTAGAAATTATCGAATCCGGCCGAACCATACAGCGGCGACCGGCCCATCTTGTTGCCGACGATACTCCAGCCCGTCGCCGGGGAGTACGTGGGCATGTATCGGTTTCCGTAAAGCAGTTCCACGCTTCGCCCCGCGGTCCCGAAGTCCTTGCCGCGGAATATCGTGATGGGCCGGTAGGTGCCGATAAAGGCGATTTGCGCATCCTCCGGCAGGGCGTCCGGATACGCGTTTGACCACCAGATGCTGGCCAGGCCGGGAACCGTCATGGTGCCCCAATAGAGATGTCCCTTGTAAGACATCATCGCGCCGCCGCCTATTGTATTGGCGGCCGCGGGTTCGGGCTCGTATTCCCCAATGTTCCAGACATTCTGCCAGCCCTTGGCATCGCTCGCCGTGAGCATGCCGTCATCGCCGATTTCGGGGCTCATCCAGATAGATGCATAATCATCGAGGCCGGGCCAAGTGGACACGAAGATCCGCCCTTCGTGGGGGGTGATGTATACCGGGTCTCCCTTGATTTCAGCCACGGTCTCGAAGCTGAAAGGATCGGCCTTGCTCCCGGTCCAGCGGAAAATCTTCCCGGTCACGTTCGGGTCGTCGTCTCCGTATGGGGTGTAGGCAACGCCGACGTAGAGCTGACCTTCGATCACGCGCCACTGCCGGACGTTGTTGTAATGCGGAAAACACCCCTTGCCGAGATATTCCCCGGTTTCCCCGTCAAAGGCAAAGAACCCCAAACCCGGGTAACCCACACCGTCTACAACACCGCAGGCACCCGAGCTTCCTGCCAAAAAGACGACCCCGTTCAGAGCGCCTGCCGAACGGATGACCCCGCCGGTAAGATAGCTACGGTCTGTGGCCAAAACATCCTGGGTCACTTCCGTCAGTTTTTTGGCCTTGAGGTCGTAGTTGAACAACCGCGGCGGCCTGAAATCCGAACCAGAAGACCCTTCACAGACGTAGGAGTCGTTGAGCGATGGGGTAGAGTTATTGAGATAACCACTGTATACGGAGCAGAGGGTGTTTGAAAAAGTGCCGAACCAGAGTTTGTCACCCGATTTGGTCAACCCCCACACATAGGCCTGGTTGACCTTGGGCTGGCCATAGCCCGTAAGAGACTCATATTGATCCCCCTCCGGATCATCCGGATCCACCGGAACCGGCGTGCTCAGGCAGGCGGCGATCTCATCCTGAGTGAGGTCTGTCGGATAGTTGGTAAGCCACCCTAATTCGCCGGTCCTATTGACCGGGTTGCCGATGCCGAGGAAGCATTCATCCGGCTGGGCCTTTGCCAGTTTCTCACGGATGTATTCGGAGGTGCACGAGATGGGTTCTTCCGCAGCTACCACCGCCCGCGAGGGCGCCGGCACCTTACCGTATTCGTTAATCCAGAAATTCTCGACGTCTCTGGCATCGGCGCCCGCATTGTCCGGGATCGCAAGCTGGGCGAACATGCCAAACATCAAAGACATCAGAATCGCAAAGAACAAAATGCTGCCATCCTTTGACGGAAATCTCTTCATCGTCTCTCCTTCGTCTTGATGGATCGTTTTTTGATGAACTGCCTGTGCGCATCTCATTTTTCCACTGCCCTGAACGACAACACGGACGTAGCGCCGCCGCCCCAAAAAAAGGCCCCCAAGGGAATGCACATCCCTCAGGGGCCTGATGCAGGCAGTTTCAGATAAACGTTCTTCATGGTCGTTCCCTCCCCGGAATCAAAAACCGATTTACCGCTCTGACCTTGACGAAGTCATGCTCGGCAACCCGGCTATCCGCAACGACTCGGGACCCGTGGCTTTCCGTCCCCATTTTCCAATGGGTTTGGCTTTATCTGAAACTTTTTTATGAGTGTTCGTCCCCATTCGGAATGGGAACGGGTTATTTAGAACGCCTTCCGTATCCGGCCTTCGGAATCGGTACGACTGTTTCAGTCGCCACCGTTTATCGCGCTGACGCAGCAGGCCGGGAAGTTAAAGTGTTTTCGCTGTGTTCTCAGAGAATCGGCAGTCGGAAAAAATGGGGGATGAATGGCATGGCGAGAAGAGAAGAGAAGAGAAGAGAAGAGAAGAGAAGAGAAGTCTGAAGTGAGTTACATGAAAGTTGAGCATCCATGATTTGCCCCCAAAAGATGTATCGGCATGACAGCGAAGCTGATGCTTTATTAATGGGATATCATTAACGAATCATAGTGATCGATGAAGAGAAGATTGTTCGAGTTTCTTAAACTTTTAGAACAATCTCTCTCCATTTGTCAAGTAAAAAATATTGTAAAACACTATGATTTTAATAATATATTCTTCATGACGACTTTTCTTTACCACCTGGACCTGTAGCGATCAAACCAACTCCCATCGTCCGCAGCATCATTTGCGGCATCCTTTGATCGATAAAATCTGTCGAGCCATTGATCCTTCCATGAATCCCATGGCGATGCATATGAACCGTCACTGTCGTCGACAGGCGGATCAACGGGATCATCTGCCGGCGGATCCACCGAACCGTCATCCTCTGGTGGAAAGTCGCCTTGAATGCCTTCCACGTCGGTTTCATAATGGACCCCGTCTCCGTACAACGCATAGAGCAGCCCCTCGTAGGGTCTGTCCAGCCTGAAGGTGCAATCCATCAATGCGGTCAGGGGCTTCCAGATCGCCAGGCGGTCAAGATCGTCGGCCGGTTCGCAGGGGGTGAGATGGGTGGCGCCGTACACATAATAATAGGCTTTGCCGGCGGAGTTGATTCTGTCATAGGCGGACTCGGCCCAGCTGCCGGGACAAATCGAGTCGTTTTCATACACCTGCATGATCAGGTTGACGCCGGAAAGACCTTCGAGGTCCGCGGTGGTGACCCCCGAAGCCGGCGCGGGCGCCATGATGAACATGAACATCCCCTGGCTGCCCCAGCCCGCCGCTTTCCCTTTCACCGCCATGTAGGGGGTGGCGCCGCCGCCCCAGGAATGGCCGACAAATCCGACCCGCGAAAGATCGAACGTATCGGCATATCGGTCCGCGGCGGTTTTAAAGCCGTTCCAGATGATCGGATAGTTGCTGGTGTAGGAGAGGGAAGCGGGATAAGGGGAATAGACCACCGCGACGCCCCAGGAAGCGATATGCTGCAGCAGTGATCGGTAGCTGGACCAGTTTGTGGCGCCGAGCCCATGGGAAAAAAAGACCACCGGAACCGGTTCGCCGGCACCCGCCGGAAGCAATACCGTGAGTGGTGTTCCGCCGCTCGTCGAGGTCCACATTGGATTTTCGACGGTTTCCGTCACCACGCCGTAAGGACCGGTTTTTTCATATTCCAGAGCAAGCCCCCGATTCGGAAAACTCAGGAGCAGCACCAGCATCAACATGCTCAACAACGCAAAAAACCATGGTGTTCGCCTGTCCTCGCCATACGC harbors:
- a CDS encoding aryl-sulfate sulfotransferase, whose amino-acid sequence is MRKLSNTLSVLLFLMISTILFSTVDGNCFWYGDPGDPIIPYYEPSDDVVRPLHDYIHNNVYPRLTYAFLTFDNRGTDRGLTVYDKSKAYDGYTLLGSLAPVDENGLPWELDNSVGRPYSAILIDMEGNIVNKWQVAGFPAKMLPGGYVMGGVGTGVPGHLEDRALVQQDWCGNEVWRYEASVDPDKEIEDEDGNIIKFDGGLRMHHDFQREGNPVGYYAPGMHANTDGGKTLILIHDDPDEDTSHISNFPLEDDAIREVDWEGNVIWEWHPYEHFDECGFSDIAKEAIMTIQSGAGIIGATFPENDWQHINAVSYLGPNRWYRNGDERFHPDNIIWDGRTSNMTAIVARYDDPEGRWQSGDIVWKIGPDFVPGTKEHRLGQIIGQHMAHMIPQGLPGEGNILMFDNGGLAGWGSYFPGLPPMYPTVFRDYSRVIEFNPVTMEMEWEYVLKTPNEDGRKFFSWFISGAQRLKNGNTMITEGSTGRVFEVTQKGEIVWEYISPFGSINEQTGLSGPGMVYRAYRVPKGWVPQNAKCEKQK
- a CDS encoding malectin domain-containing carbohydrate-binding protein; this encodes MKRFPSKDGSILFFAILMSLMFGMFAQLAIPDNAGADARDVENFWINEYGKVPAPSRAVVAAEEPISCTSEYIREKLAKAQPDECFLGIGNPVNRTGELGWLTNYPTDLTQDEIAACLSTPVPVDPDDPEGDQYESLTGYGQPKVNQAYVWGLTKSGDKLWFGTFSNTLCSVYSGYLNNSTPSLNDSYVCEGSSGSDFRPPRLFNYDLKAKKLTEVTQDVLATDRSYLTGGVIRSAGALNGVVFLAGSSGACGVVDGVGYPGLGFFAFDGETGEYLGKGCFPHYNNVRQWRVIEGQLYVGVAYTPYGDDDPNVTGKIFRWTGSKADPFSFETVAEIKGDPVYITPHEGRIFVSTWPGLDDYASIWMSPEIGDDGMLTASDAKGWQNVWNIGEYEPEPAAANTIGGGAMMSYKGHLYWGTMTVPGLASIWWSNAYPDALPEDAQIAFIGTYRPITIFRGKDFGTAGRSVELLYGNRYMPTYSPATGWSIVGNKMGRSPLYGSAGFDNFYNNYTWWMEVYEGRLFVGTMDWSYLINSQLGEVPPAMTDNIEPGPGADLWQFCASDTPAVPMSLNGVQNYSNYGIRTMVSDDALYLGMANPMNLMTDPDDNRPEGGWELLKLTLPAPPEPSDVLYRINAGGSQVTPPSGDIWSADQFYSSGQSYGTSSAIAGTADDVLYQRERFGKSFSYSVPVKPGTYTVTLHFAEIYWRDPGKRVFNVDVEGGQGSLSNFDIVKEVGAYTAVVKTFPGIYVDDGNLTISFNALADNAKVSAIEISLGSTAPVARLSASPAALDFGSHDLDTATCLPLTLNNVGDADLNVTDMSILSASEADFYIQEDFSFPIGVQAGSSLSLNVCMDLSVESTKSATLNIAHDGINSPLAVNLSGTCGSTAPSTALYRINAGGSAYTSGSGDTWSADQFYSSAKSYGTSSAIAGTTDDVLYQRERFAKAFGYTIPVQYGGTYTVKLHFAEIYWTAPGKRVFNVDVEGGQGGLSNFDIVKEVGPYTAMIQTFSGIHVADGGLNINFTALADNAKVSAIEIIEESGGSGEVPDVLFRVNAGGSTLSALDSSGVAWSGDTTSSPSAYVNVPDSGNKSASTSAAITLGASVPGTVPAALFRIERWDPPTPGTEMLWSFPVPSGAYEVRLYFAETYTGAFDVGRRQFDVYVENDLVLDDYDQYADAGGGNIGVMKSFPVSVSDGQINIELRHVVENPAIKGIEILKAEIE